A section of the Castanea sativa cultivar Marrone di Chiusa Pesio chromosome 12, ASM4071231v1 genome encodes:
- the LOC142620440 gene encoding G-type lectin S-receptor-like serine/threonine-protein kinase LECRK2: protein MALQISSLLDMPYGNGGYLLAIWLNKIPKKTIVWSANGDNLVPTKSEVELTKDGQLVLRDPTGTEIWNSESGKGNLGVVHAAMLDTGNFVVASQDGGHLWRSFDHPTDTMLPTQTMSRGRKLVAHYSESNNSKGRFQFALKTDGNLVLQTLAYPIDYWSNTAYWESGTNGSGFQVVFNESGSIYLTATNGSILKTVSSNSVSKQNFYQRVVMEYDGVLIHYGYQKSSTNTSNAWSILSVVMPPNICEITEQIGSGACGFNSYCELGEYGRPNCICPTGYILIDPNDVMKGCRQNFLPQSCDEASSKTDQFDLREMVSVNWPFTDYGRYVNVTEDWCRKACLGDCFCAVAVFGGGQCWKKKIPLSNGKKDPSEIGTKVLIKIRKDNSTFNPSGADLMKKNHSTVRLILSVLLSSSAFLNLLFLLAAFLLAFRFKYWKLKARNPYPVTPVMNLRSYTYEELIEATNGFREELGRGAFAKVYKGVLEYEDRKLVAVKRMNDFVKDCDMEFNAEVSAIGRTNHRNLVQLLGFCNEGEHRLLVYEFMSNGSLASFLFGGLQPYWYQRIQIALETARGLFYLHEECSTQIIHCDIKPQNILLDDSFSARISDFRLAKLLKADQTRTTTGIRGTKGYVAPEWFKNMPVTIKVDVYSFGILLLELICCRKSFEAEAKDEDQMILANWAYDCYNDKKLELLVENDEEAIEDMKRMEKYVMIAIWCIQEDPSLRPTMKKVVQMMEGSIEVSVPPGSSSFISSM, encoded by the exons ATGGCTTTACAAATATCTTCTCTCCTTGACATG CCATATGGAAATGGAGGCTATCTACTAGCCATATGGTTGAacaaaatacctaaaaaaaccATTGTCTGGTCAGCCAATGGAGATAATCTAGTGCCAACAAAATCCGAAGTTGAACTTACCAAAGATGGCCAATTGGTACTCAGAGACCCAACAGGCACAGAGATATGGAATTCTGAGTCCGGCAAAGGCAATTTAGGAGTTGTCCATGCAGCCATGCTTGACACCGGAAACTTTGTGGTGGCAAGCCAGGATGGTGGCCATTTGTGGCGGAGTTTTGATCATCCAACAGACACGATGTTACCTACACAAACAATGAGCCGGGGAAGAAAGCTTGTAGCTCATTACTCAGAAAGTAATAACTCTAAAGGAAGGTTCCAGTTTGCACTAAAAACGGATGGAAATCTTGTGCTTCAAACTTTAGCATACCCTATAGATTATTGGTCTAACACTGCTTATTGGGAAAGTGGAACTAATGGCAGTGGCTTTCAGGTGGTCTTCAATGAGTCTGGCTCTATATACCTCACAGCTACAAACGGAAGCATACTTAAGACCGTATCATCAAATTCTGTTTCTAAACAGAACTTCTATCAAAGAGTAGTCATGGAATATGATGGAGTTCTCATACATTATGGTTACCAAAAAAGCAGCACTAATACTTCAAATGCCTGGTCCATTTTGTCCGTTGTTATGCCTCCAAATATATGCGAAATTACAGAACAAATAGGCAGTGGAGCTTGTGGGTTCAACAGCTACTGCGAGCTAGGAGAGTATGGAAGACCAAATTGCATATGCCCAACAGGATACATCCTCATTGATCCAAATGATGTTATGAAAGGTTGCAGACAAAACTTTCTTCCACAAAGTTGTGATGAAGCATCTTCAAAAACAGATCAATTTGATTTACGTGAAATGGTAAGTGTAAATTGGCCCTTTACTGATTATGGACGCTATGTAAACGTAACTGAGGATTGGTGCAGGAAAGCTTGCTTGGGTGATTGTTTTTGTGCAGTGGCTGTGTTTGGAGGCGGGCAGtgttggaaaaagaaaattcctctCTCAAATGGGAAGAAGGACCCCAGCGAAATTGGAACCAAAGTTCTAATCAAAATAAGGAAAGATAATTCTACTTTTAACCCATCAGGTGCAGATTTGATGAAGAAAAATCATTCAACTGTGAGACTTATTCTATCGGTGCTCCTTAGCAGCTCGGCGTTTCTGAACTTACTCTTCTTGTTGGCTGCCTTTCTGCTTGCTTTTCGTTTCAAATATTGGAAACTGAAGGCCCGTAATCCATACCCGGTTACACCAGTCATGAATTTGAGAAGTTACACTTATGAGGAACTAATAGAAGCCACAAATGGGTTCAGGGAAGAGCTAGGGAGGGGTGCCTTTGCAAAAGTTTATAAAGGGGTTCTAGAATATGAGGACAGAAAACTAGTTGCGGTTAAAAGGATGAATGATTTTGTGAAAGACTGCGATATGGAGTTCAATGCTGAAGTGAGTGCTATTGGAAGAACAAACCACAGAAATTTGGTCCAACTACTAGGATTCTGCAATGAGGGGGAGCATCGGCTTCTTGTATATGAATTCATGAGTAATGGTTCTCTAGCAAGCTTTCTATTTGGGGGTTTGCAGCCATATTGGTACCAAAGAATTCAAATTGCATTAGAAACGGCAAGAGGGCTCTTTTACTTGCATGAAGAATGCAGCACCCAAATCATACATTGTGATATCAAGCCACAAAACATCCTTTTGGATGACTCTTTTTCAGCTAGAATTTCTGACTTTAGATTAGCTAAGCTTTTGAAAGCAGATCAGACTCGTACTACTACTGGAATCAGGGGAACTAAAGGGTATGTTGCACCTGAATGGTTCAAAAACATGCCTGTTACAATCAAGGTGGATGTCTACAGCTTTGGCATTTTGTTGCTAGAGCTCATTTGTTGCAGGAAGAGTTTTGAAGCAGAAGCAAAGGATGAGGATCAAATGATACTAGCTAATTGGGCATATGATTGCTATAACGACAAGAAACTGGAATTGTTAGTGGAGAATGATGAAGAGGCAATAGAGGACATGAAGAGAATGGAGAAATATGTGATGATTGCAATATGGTGCATTCAGGAGGATCCATCACTAAGGCCAACAATGAAGAAAGTGGTACAAATGATGGAAGGATCAATTGAGGTCTCAGTTCCTCCAGGTTCATCATCATTTATTAGTTCAATGTAA